TCCGACCACGAGTGCGACCGCGCCCGCCCCGGCCACGACCGCGCCGAGTGGCGAGCCGTTCGCGCTCTCCACGATGCAGCACGCGTACTGGGTCGGTCGGGGCGACGGGCAGGTGCTCGGTGGCGTCGGTGCCCACTTCTACAACGAGTTCGACGGCGCCGGGGTGGACCCGGAGCGCCTCGACCGGGCCTGCCGGGCGCTGACCGCACGGCACGCCATGCTGCGGGCCCGGTTCCTCGACGACGGCCGGCAGCAGATCGACCCGGACGGTCGCTGGCCCGGGCTGACCGTGCACGACCTGCGTGCCCTCGACGGCCCGGAACTGGACCAGCGGCTGGCGGAGATCCGCGACCGCATGTCGCACGCGCGGCTGGCGGTCGAGCGCGGTGAGGTGCTGACCCTCGCCCTGTCGCTGCTGCCTGGCGGCGCGTGCCGCATCCACCTGCACATCGAGATGCTCGTCGCCGACGCGGAGAGCTTCCGGATCCTGCTGCGCGACCTCGCCCAGCTCTACCGGCAGGACCAGCCCCTGCCGCCGCTCAACTACGACTACCAGCGGTACCTCACCGACGTCGCGCCCCGGCGGGCAGCCGAACGGGACCGGGTCCGGGACTACTGGCTGGCCCGGCTCGACACGATGCCGGCCGGGCCGCAACTGCCGCTTTCGGAGCACGCCACCGACGGGCCGGCGTCCATGCGGCGCGGTCACTGGATCGACGCCGACGGCTGGCAGACCCTCGGTGGGCACGCCCGGGGGCACGGCCTCACCCTCTCCATCGTGTTCCTGACCGCGTTCGTGGAGGTCCTCGCCGCCTGGAGCGAACAGCCGAACTTCCTGGTGAACATCCCGCTCTACAACCGCGAGGAGGTGCACCCCGAGGTCGGTGACCTGGTCGGCGACTTCACCAACCTGGTGCTGCTGGAGGCGGACGCCACCGAGCCGGCGACATTCGTGCAGCGGGCCCGCGCGGTGCAGGAGCGGCTGCGCGCGGACATCCAGCACGCCGCCTTCACCGGCGTCGACGTGCTGCGCGAGCTGTCCCGGCGGGCCGGCACCCCGGTCCTCGCCCCGGTCGTCTTCACCAGCGCGCTCAGCCTCGGCGAACTCTTCGCCGACGACGTACGGCAGTGCTTCGGGCGTCCCGGCTACACCATGTCGCAGACCCCGCAGGTCTGGCTCGACGTGCAGGTCACCGAGCGTGAGGGCGGCCTCTTCGTCAACTGGGACTCGGCCGAGCGCCAGTTCGCCGACGGGGTGCTGACCGCGATGTTCGCGGCCTACACCGCCCTGCTGGCGCGGCTCACCGACCGGCCGGAGAGCTGGACCGTACCGGTCGACGGGCTGCTTCCGGCGGCCCAACGGGAGGTACGCCACCGGGTCAACGACACGGCGGCTCCGGTGCCGGCGGACCCGATCCACGCGCCGGTCTTCGCGCGGGCGGCAAACGAACCTGACGGCCCCGCGCTGCTCTGGGGCGACGACGGCCGGATGAGCCGGGGCGAACTGACGCACCGGGCCCGGTGCGTCGCGGCGCGACTGGTCGAGCACGGCGTCACCGCCGGTGACCTGGTCGCGGTCTGCCTGCCGAAGGGGCCGGACCAGGTGGTCGCGGTGCTCGGCGTGCTGGCCGCCGGAGCCACCTACGTGCCGGTCGGTCCGGACCAGCCGGCCCGGCGCCGGGACCGCATCCTCACCGACGCCGGGGTACGCGTCGCCGTGGCGGCGACCGGCAGCACGCTCCCGGTGCCGGTGGTCGATCCGGCCGCTGCGGTGGCCGCCGGCCGCCCACTCGACCGGCCGGTCGTCCCGGATCCGGCACAGCCCGCCTACGTCATCTTCACCTCCGGCTCGACCGGCACCCCGAAGGGCGTGGTGGTCAGCCACCGGGCCGCGGCCAACACCATCGAGGCGCTCAACAAGCGGTTCGGCATCGGTCCCGCCGACCGGGTGCTCGCGGTGTCGGCGCTCGACTTCGACCTGTCCGTGTACGACATCTTCGGGTTGCTCGGCGCGGGTGGGGCGGTGGTGCTTGTCGGCGAAACCGAGCGGCGGGCACCCGAGGCGTGGGCGGCACTTGTGCGGCGGCACGGCGTCACGGTCTGGCAGTCCGTGCCCGCCCTGCTGGACATGCTGCTCACCGTGCCGGCCGACCTCGGCGACTCCCCGCGCCTGGCGATCGTCGGCGGCGACTGGGTCGATCCGCGCCTGCCCGAGCGGTTCACCGGCCGCTTCCCGGGTGCCCGGTTCGCCGGTCTCGGCGGCACCACCGAGGCGGCGATCCACTCCACCGTCTGCGAGGTGGCCGTGTCGCCCGGCCACTGGCGCTCGGTGCCGTACGGGGTGCCCCTGCCGAACGTGCGCTGCACGGTGACCGATGTGCGCGGCGACGACCGGCCCGACCTGGTCACCGGTGAGCTGTGGATCGGCGGTGTCTCGCTTGCCGACGGTTACCTCGGTGACCCGGCCCGTACGGCCAGCCGGTTCGTCACCCGGGCCGGCCAGCGCTGGTACCGCACCGGCGACCTGGCCCGCTACTGGCCGGACGGCACCATCGAGGTGCTTGGCCGCACCGACCAGCAGGTGAAGATCCTCGGGCACCGGATCGACCTCGGCGAGGTGGAGGCGGCGCTGCTGGCGCACCCGGAGGTGCGTCTGGCGGTCGCGTGCGTGCTCAGCGGCACCACCACCCGGCTGGCCGCGGCCGTCGCCGCCGACGCGGTGGACCCCGGCGAGCTGCGGGACTTCGTCGCCGATCGGCTCCCGGCGGCGATGGTGCCGGTGAGAATCGAGATCCGGCCGCAGTTGCCGCTGTCGCCGAACGGCAAGCTCGACCGGGCCGCGATCCGGGACCGGATCCTTGCCGAACCGACCGGTGAGCCGGGCCGGGCATCCGGTGTGGCGGCACCGCGCGGGCCCGTCGAGGCGGCGGTCGCCACGGTCTGGTCGACCATCCTCGGCGTACCCGAGGTCGGTCGCGACGACAACTTCTTCCTGCTCGGCGGCGACTCGCTGCTGGCCACCCGGATCATCGCCCGGCTGCCGGCCGCCGGGGTCGTCGGTGCCGGTCTGAGTGACCTGCTGACCCGGCCGACGCTTGCCGAGTTCGCCGCACGGCTGCGCGTGGAGACCGCCGTCGCCGCGCCGGCCGCGCTCACCGCCGACCCGGAACACCGCTTCGACCCCTTCCCGGCGACCGACGTGCAGCGGGCCTACTGGCTGGGACGCGGCGACGAGTTCGCCCTCGGCGGCGTCGGCTCGCACTGGTACTGGGAGTTCGACGGCACCGACGTCGACATCGCGCGGCTGGAGCGGGCGTTCAACACGCTCATCGGCCGCCACGACATGCTGCGGGTGGTGTTCGAGCCGGACGGCCGGCAGCGGGTGCTGCCCACCCTGCCATGGCAGCCGATCACCGTGCATCCGGCGGACACCCCGCTCGCGGCGCTGCGCGCGGCGGCCTCCACCCGCATCCCCGACCCGGCCAGCGCACCACCGGTGCACATCTGGGCCCGCAGCGCCGACGGGCAGACCCGGATCGGCTTCAGTTTCGACTACATCGCGCTTGACGCGTTCAGCATCGTGTCGTTCTTCGGCGAACTCGCCACCCTCTACCGCGATCCGCAGGCCGCGCTGCCGCCGGTGGGCATCACCTTCCGCGACTACGTGACCGGGGTGGCGATCCCCGCCGAGGAACGCCGGGCCGCCGAGGCGTACTGGTCGCAGCGGTTGGACCAGATCCCCGGGCCACCGGAGCTGCCGTTGCGGGTCGACCCGGCGCAACTGGCGGCGCCGGTGTTCCGCCGCCGCTCGGCGCGGATCGCACCCGAGCAGTGGCGCGCGATCACGGCCCAGTGCCGGGCGTCCGGCGTGACCCCGGCCGCGGTGCTGCTCACCGCGTACGCCGAGACGCTCTCCGGGTGGAGCGGCGGCGGGGCCCTTACCGTCAACCTCACCCTGTTCGACAGGCGTGACGTGCATCCCGACATCGACCGGGTGTTCGGCGACTTCACCTCGCTGCTGCTCGTCGCCCACCACCCGGTGGCCGGCGAGGCCCTGCTGGACACCGTGCGGCGGGTGCAGCGGCAGATGTGGGCGGACATGGAGCATCGGGCCGCCTCCGGGATCTGGGTGATGCGGGAACTCGGCCGTCGGGCCGGCCGGGCCATGGCCGGCATGCCTGTGGTGTTCACCAGCGCCCTCGGGCTCTCCGGTGAGCTGACCGGCATGACCTTTCCCTTCGGGGACCTGGTCTGGGGCATCTCCCAGACGCCACAGGTCTGGCTGGACTGTCAGGTGATGGAGCAGGACGGCGGGCTGGCGGTCAACTGGGACGCGGTCGAGGACCTGTTCCCCACCGGCGTGCTGGACGCCATGTTCGCCGCGTACGTCGAACTGATCCACCGGCTCGCCGGGCCGGCCTGGTCGGTGCCGGTGCCGGCGCTGCTGCCGGCGGCGCAGCGGCAGGTGCGGACCGGGGTCAACGCGACCGACGCCGAGCGCGCCGACCGGCCGCTGCACGCCGACTTCTTCGCCACCGCCCAGGCCCACCCGGACCGCCTCGCGCTGCTCGGCCCCGGCCCGGCCGAGAGCGTGACGTACGGTGACCTTGCCGCGCGGGCGATGCGCCTCGCCGGCCGACTCGCCGCCGCCGGCCTGACCCCGGGCGACCCGGTCGCGGTGACCCTGCGTCGGGGCGTCGGCCAGGTGGTGGCCGTGCTCGGCATCCTCGCGGCCGGCGGCGTCTACGTGCCGGTCGGGCTCGCCGCGCCACCGGCCCGCCGCCACGACATCTACCGCGACGCGGGCGTGCGGCTGGTCGTCATCGACGGCGACACCGCCCCCGACGGGCCCGGCGCGGCGACACCCGAGTCCGGCGGCGCGCTGTCCGGCACCGGCGACGGTGCCGAGACGGCCGGCGGCTGGTCCGCCCTGGCGTTGCACGACGACGACACCGGCCCGGACGGGCCGCTTGCCGGTGGCCCGGTGCCGGTCGATCCGGCCGGGCTGGCCTACGTCATCTACACCTCCGGCTCCACCGGCACCCCGAAGGGCGTCGAGATCGAGCATCGGGCCGCCGTCAACACCCTCGACGACCTGGTCACCCGGATCGGCCTCGGCCCCGACGACCGGGTGCTCGCGGTCTCCGCGCTCGACTTCGACCTCTCCGTCTTCGACATCTTCGCGCTGCTCGGAGTGGGCGGCGCGGTGGTGCTGCTGGACGAGGCACGCCGCAGCGAACCCACCGCGTGGCTGCGGGCGGTCGCCGAGCACGGCGTCACGATCTGGAACTCCGTGCCGGCGCTGCTGGACATGGCCCTGGTCACCGCAGCGGCGACCCGGAAACGGCTGGCAAGCGTGCGGGTCGCGCTGGTCTCCGGCGACTGGGTCGGGCTCGACCTGCGCGAACGCTTCACCGCGGCCGGCGGCGGTCGGCTGATCGCGCTCGGCGGGGCCACCGAGGCGGCGATCTGGTCCAACGCCTACGAGGTGACCGGCGTACCGGCCGACTGGCGTTCCATCCCGTACGGCTTCCCGCTGCGTAACCAGCGGTTCCGGGTCGTCGACGAGCGCGGTCGGGACTGCCCGGACTGGGTCGGCGGCGAACTGTGGATCGGCGGCTCCGGTGTGGCCCGTGGCTACCGCAACGACGCGGAGCGGACCGCCCGGCAGTTCGTCAACGTCGACGGGCAACGGTGGTACCGCACCGGCGACCAGGGCCGCTACTGGGCCGACGGCACGTTGGAGTTTCTCGGCCGCCGCGACTCGCAGGTCAAACTCGGCGGGCACCGGCTCGAACTGGGCGAGGTCGAGGTGGCGCTGCGTACGCATCCCGGTGTCGCCGCCGCGCTCGCCGCGGTCACCGGCCAGGGCGCGGCCCGCCAACTGGTCGCCGGGATCGTCGCGGAACCCACCGCCGCCCCGGTCGACGTCGACGCGGTCGTCGTGGCCGCGGCGCGCCGACTGCCCGAGTACGCGGTCCCGGCGCGGGTCGTACTCCTCGACGCGCTGCCGCTGACCGGCAACGGCAAGGTGGACCGGGTCCGCCTCGCCGAGCTGGTCCAGCCTCCCGAGACGGCACCGGACGACGGGCCGGCCACCGCGCTGGAGAAGGAGCTGGCCGGGCTCTGGGAGCGGCTGCTGGACGTGCGCGGCGTCGGCCGGGACACGAACTTCTTCGCCATCGGCGGCGACAGCATCACCGCCACCCGTCTCGTGGCCGAGCTGCACCGCCGCTTCGGCGTGGAGATCGCGCTGCGCCGCCTGATGGACGCCGCCACGGTCGCGCGGCTCGCCGCCGTCGTCGCGGAGCAGTACGACGAGGCCGACATCGAGGACGGCGTGCTGTGACCACGGCAGGCGCCCGGCGCCGGAAGGGATGCGGATGAGCGACGCGCGGACGCTGCTGGCCGACCTCGAGGCGCTCGGCATGCACTTCTGGGAGGAGCAGGGCCAACTGCGCTTCCGTGGCCCCCGGGGGGTGCTGACCGACGAACGCCGGGCCCTGCTCACCGCCCACAAGCCGGCCATCCTGGAGTTGCTCGCCGGACCCCCGACCGGCATCGACGCGGACCCGCAGACCCGGCACGATCCCTTCCCGCTGACCGACGTGCAGAGCGCCTACCTGCTGGGACGTGGCGAGGCGTTCGCCTTCGGCGGGGTCGGCTGCCACGGGTACGGCGAGATCTGCTTCGCCGAGCTGGAGCCGGACCGGCTGGAGACCGCGGTGAACGAGCTGATCGCCCGGCACGACATGCTGCGCGCGGTCGTCGCCGACGACGGTACGCAGCGGGTGCAGGCGGCGGTGCCGCACTACCCGGTCCCGGTGACCGATCTGCGGGAGGCGACCGGCGAGCAGGCCGAGGCGGCCCTGGCCGGTATCCGGGCCACCCTCGACCACCGGGTGTACCGGCCCGGCCAGTGGCCGCTGTTCGGCCTGGCGCTGACCCGTACGCCCACCGGTGACGTGCTGCACCTCTCGATCGACTTCCTGATCTGTGACTTCGCCAGCATCCAGGTGCTGCTGTCGGACCTCTGGCAGCTCTACGTGGGCAAGCGGCTGCCCGAGCTGCCGTACACGTTCCGCGACTACCTGCGGCACGACCGGGCGCAGACCGACCCGGCCACCCGCACCCGGGACCGGGACTACTGGCTGGGGCGGATCGACGAGCTGCCGCCGGCCCCGGAGTTGCCGCGCGTGTCGGCCGGCGACGGCGTACCGCGTTTCCGCCGCTGGGACACGGTGCTCGACCGGGCCGAGACGGCCGCCTTGCGGGCCGCCGCCGGAGCTGCGGGAATCAGCGTGTCGACGGCGGTGCTTGCCGCGTACACCGAGGTCGTCGGGGCGTGGAGCCGGCAGCCACGGTTCAGCGTCACGGTGACGCTGCTCGACCGCAAGCCGTACGACCCGCAGGTCGCCCGGCTGGTCGGCGACTTCACCTCGGTCAGCCTGCTCGGGGTGGACACCGGCGACACCGAGGTCAGCTTCGCCGAGCGGGCGGTACGTCTCCAGGGGGCGCTCTGGGCGGACCTGGCCCACCGGACGTTCAGCGGCATCGAGGTGATCCGGGAACTCGGGCGTCGGCGCGGTGCGGCCGGCGCGCTGATGCCGATCGTCTTCACCAGCGCGATCGGGCTCGGCGACCAGGCCGACGCGCTCGGCGGTGAGCTGCGGGCCGGGGTGAGCCAGACGCCGCAGGTCTGGATCGACTGCCAGAACATCGAGCGCGACGGTTGTCTGGCCACCAACTGGGACGTACGGGAGGGTGTCTTCCCGGAGGGCCTGGTCGACGACATGTTCGCCGCGTACGTCGCGTTGCTGCGGGCGCTGGCGGCCGATGCCGGTGCGCAGGCGGCCGGCTCGGCGTGGTCCGCGCGTACCCCGGTCGGGCTGCCGCCGGCCCAGGCGGCGGTACGGGCCCAGGTCAACGACACCGCCGGTCGGCTACCCGAGGCTCGGCTCACCGACGGATTCGTGGCGCAGGCCCGGCGCGACCCGCAGCGTCCCGCCGTGTTCGCCGGCGGCCGGTCGTACTCGTACGGCGAACTGCTCGACCGGTCCCACCGGGTCGCCGCCGAGCTGCGCCGCCGGGGCCTGGCCACCGGCGACCTGGTGGCGGTCGTCCTGGACCGGGGGATCGACCAGCTGGCCGGGGTGCTCGGCACGCTCCTCGCCGGTGGTGCCTACCTGCCGATCGACACCGGGCAGCCGCAGCCACGTCGGGACGCCATCCTCGCCGACGCGGACGTGCGCTGGGTGCTGTCCGACGGGTCGGTGCCGGGCTCCGTGGCCGTCGGCGGGCTGCCGGCGGCCGGGCCGGTCACCGTCGCGCCGCCGGTCGCCCCGGATGACGTCGCGTACGTCATCTACACCTCCGGCTCCACCGGTTCGCCGAAGGGCGTGGTGGTCAGCCACCGGGCCGCGTGGAACACCATCGACGACATCAACGAGCGGTACGCCGTCACCGAGCACGATCGGGTGCTCGCGCTCGCCAGCCTCGGCTTCGACCTCTCCGTCTACGACATCTTCGGGCTGCTCGCGGTGGGCGGCGCGCTGGTGGTACCCGACCCGGAGCGGCACAACGACCCGTCCCACTGGGCGCAGCTCTGCGTCGAGCACCGGGTGACGGTCTGGAACTCGGTCCCGGCCCAGCTGCACATGCTCGCGCAGTACCTGCGGTTGCCCGGCGCGCTGCTGCCGGCGCTGCGTCTGGCGCTGCTCTCCGGCGACTGGATCCCGGTCAACCTGCCGGACGAGGTGCGTGACCGGATTCCCGGCCTGCGGGTGGTCGGGCTGGGCGGTGCCACCGAGGCCGCCATCTGGTCGATCGCCCACCCCGACGCCGCCGCCCCGCCGGGCTGGCCGAGCATCCCGTACGGCACTCCGCTGCGTAACCAGACCTTCCACGTGCTCGATCCGGGGTACCGGGACCGGCCGGACTGGGTGACCGGTGAGCTGTTCATCGGCGGTGCCGGGTTGGCCGAGGGCT
This DNA window, taken from Micromonospora sp. FIMYZ51, encodes the following:
- a CDS encoding amino acid adenylation domain-containing protein, which encodes MTASSANPAADPADIDTLRADIATHLAIPPEQVGDHDDLLYLGLDSIGVMRLANRWRRYGPGATFAELIERRTLAEWAALVFDKPSAPPATQSPATAPPATAPPTAVPTTSATAPAPATTAPSGEPFALSTMQHAYWVGRGDGQVLGGVGAHFYNEFDGAGVDPERLDRACRALTARHAMLRARFLDDGRQQIDPDGRWPGLTVHDLRALDGPELDQRLAEIRDRMSHARLAVERGEVLTLALSLLPGGACRIHLHIEMLVADAESFRILLRDLAQLYRQDQPLPPLNYDYQRYLTDVAPRRAAERDRVRDYWLARLDTMPAGPQLPLSEHATDGPASMRRGHWIDADGWQTLGGHARGHGLTLSIVFLTAFVEVLAAWSEQPNFLVNIPLYNREEVHPEVGDLVGDFTNLVLLEADATEPATFVQRARAVQERLRADIQHAAFTGVDVLRELSRRAGTPVLAPVVFTSALSLGELFADDVRQCFGRPGYTMSQTPQVWLDVQVTEREGGLFVNWDSAERQFADGVLTAMFAAYTALLARLTDRPESWTVPVDGLLPAAQREVRHRVNDTAAPVPADPIHAPVFARAANEPDGPALLWGDDGRMSRGELTHRARCVAARLVEHGVTAGDLVAVCLPKGPDQVVAVLGVLAAGATYVPVGPDQPARRRDRILTDAGVRVAVAATGSTLPVPVVDPAAAVAAGRPLDRPVVPDPAQPAYVIFTSGSTGTPKGVVVSHRAAANTIEALNKRFGIGPADRVLAVSALDFDLSVYDIFGLLGAGGAVVLVGETERRAPEAWAALVRRHGVTVWQSVPALLDMLLTVPADLGDSPRLAIVGGDWVDPRLPERFTGRFPGARFAGLGGTTEAAIHSTVCEVAVSPGHWRSVPYGVPLPNVRCTVTDVRGDDRPDLVTGELWIGGVSLADGYLGDPARTASRFVTRAGQRWYRTGDLARYWPDGTIEVLGRTDQQVKILGHRIDLGEVEAALLAHPEVRLAVACVLSGTTTRLAAAVAADAVDPGELRDFVADRLPAAMVPVRIEIRPQLPLSPNGKLDRAAIRDRILAEPTGEPGRASGVAAPRGPVEAAVATVWSTILGVPEVGRDDNFFLLGGDSLLATRIIARLPAAGVVGAGLSDLLTRPTLAEFAARLRVETAVAAPAALTADPEHRFDPFPATDVQRAYWLGRGDEFALGGVGSHWYWEFDGTDVDIARLERAFNTLIGRHDMLRVVFEPDGRQRVLPTLPWQPITVHPADTPLAALRAAASTRIPDPASAPPVHIWARSADGQTRIGFSFDYIALDAFSIVSFFGELATLYRDPQAALPPVGITFRDYVTGVAIPAEERRAAEAYWSQRLDQIPGPPELPLRVDPAQLAAPVFRRRSARIAPEQWRAITAQCRASGVTPAAVLLTAYAETLSGWSGGGALTVNLTLFDRRDVHPDIDRVFGDFTSLLLVAHHPVAGEALLDTVRRVQRQMWADMEHRAASGIWVMRELGRRAGRAMAGMPVVFTSALGLSGELTGMTFPFGDLVWGISQTPQVWLDCQVMEQDGGLAVNWDAVEDLFPTGVLDAMFAAYVELIHRLAGPAWSVPVPALLPAAQRQVRTGVNATDAERADRPLHADFFATAQAHPDRLALLGPGPAESVTYGDLAARAMRLAGRLAAAGLTPGDPVAVTLRRGVGQVVAVLGILAAGGVYVPVGLAAPPARRHDIYRDAGVRLVVIDGDTAPDGPGAATPESGGALSGTGDGAETAGGWSALALHDDDTGPDGPLAGGPVPVDPAGLAYVIYTSGSTGTPKGVEIEHRAAVNTLDDLVTRIGLGPDDRVLAVSALDFDLSVFDIFALLGVGGAVVLLDEARRSEPTAWLRAVAEHGVTIWNSVPALLDMALVTAAATRKRLASVRVALVSGDWVGLDLRERFTAAGGGRLIALGGATEAAIWSNAYEVTGVPADWRSIPYGFPLRNQRFRVVDERGRDCPDWVGGELWIGGSGVARGYRNDAERTARQFVNVDGQRWYRTGDQGRYWADGTLEFLGRRDSQVKLGGHRLELGEVEVALRTHPGVAAALAAVTGQGAARQLVAGIVAEPTAAPVDVDAVVVAAARRLPEYAVPARVVLLDALPLTGNGKVDRVRLAELVQPPETAPDDGPATALEKELAGLWERLLDVRGVGRDTNFFAIGGDSITATRLVAELHRRFGVEIALRRLMDAATVARLAAVVAEQYDEADIEDGVL
- a CDS encoding amino acid adenylation domain-containing protein, whose protein sequence is MSDARTLLADLEALGMHFWEEQGQLRFRGPRGVLTDERRALLTAHKPAILELLAGPPTGIDADPQTRHDPFPLTDVQSAYLLGRGEAFAFGGVGCHGYGEICFAELEPDRLETAVNELIARHDMLRAVVADDGTQRVQAAVPHYPVPVTDLREATGEQAEAALAGIRATLDHRVYRPGQWPLFGLALTRTPTGDVLHLSIDFLICDFASIQVLLSDLWQLYVGKRLPELPYTFRDYLRHDRAQTDPATRTRDRDYWLGRIDELPPAPELPRVSAGDGVPRFRRWDTVLDRAETAALRAAAGAAGISVSTAVLAAYTEVVGAWSRQPRFSVTVTLLDRKPYDPQVARLVGDFTSVSLLGVDTGDTEVSFAERAVRLQGALWADLAHRTFSGIEVIRELGRRRGAAGALMPIVFTSAIGLGDQADALGGELRAGVSQTPQVWIDCQNIERDGCLATNWDVREGVFPEGLVDDMFAAYVALLRALAADAGAQAAGSAWSARTPVGLPPAQAAVRAQVNDTAGRLPEARLTDGFVAQARRDPQRPAVFAGGRSYSYGELLDRSHRVAAELRRRGLATGDLVAVVLDRGIDQLAGVLGTLLAGGAYLPIDTGQPQPRRDAILADADVRWVLSDGSVPGSVAVGGLPAAGPVTVAPPVAPDDVAYVIYTSGSTGSPKGVVVSHRAAWNTIDDINERYAVTEHDRVLALASLGFDLSVYDIFGLLAVGGALVVPDPERHNDPSHWAQLCVEHRVTVWNSVPAQLHMLAQYLRLPGALLPALRLALLSGDWIPVNLPDEVRDRIPGLRVVGLGGATEAAIWSIAHPDAAAPPGWPSIPYGTPLRNQTFHVLDPGYRDRPDWVTGELFIGGAGLAEGYLGDAERTTARFVRRPGTGERLYRTGDLGRYRPGGLIEFLGREDQQVKIRGHRIELAEIESVLADHPAVGAAVVVPVGEPPLGRRLVAVVEPATTAQATEVDVAAAVGPAIEAADAVLTDVDQAGYLRYARALDAAALGAMLDTLRAAGLFRVVGQAHELAEVLTELRAVPRHARLVRRWLAALTEGGILTEATLTEGGILTETVGSAGGGPAGPAMNGGGLVAAPRAWALAAPQPEGLTASRWAEVDRLVPAGEARLAAYFRASNDLLPQLLRGEADPLALLFPGGRADVAANLYEEALFNRWVNRAAGRIVAALADQHPDRPLRILEVGAGAGGTTAAVLAALGDRPVDYLYTDLSGYFLGLGRQRFADRAGLRFAVLDLDADDPAGWPPGRYDVVLAGDVLHASTDAARATGRLRELLAPGGQLVFLEMTREHYQIMTSLEFLVRLDEAAGDFTDVRRDSTATFLTQRQWSEVVTALGGTVRAVLPQTDTLLYELGMHLFVADFPDGRAQVDPAELTAHLSARLPGYMVPADIVLTDRIPLGATGKVDRAALARSHARLGRPDPAAPPQSAGAADESTGEADPIAALWAEVLEVAHVGPDDDFFTLGGDSLRAAQLVGRMIETVPELGSAFFDELLQLMMESRTIRAFRAGLDGTRSADPPPPGPAVTAPPAGPVLIGGDPAGASAYALVPAEGGPDEALVARLGRDGAVYALAPAAGPPGYAEQAAAITGRLNLVGVGAGAVDAVQAARMVLENAVTADRFDRLILVDPEVADGTPIDLYSGDLTVLCAESAAQRQRTFWEGVCLGDVDVLDHPAPAAR